From the Bacteroidia bacterium genome, one window contains:
- a CDS encoding YfhO family protein translates to MAKGRTPARGSTRNAVPDLSQPEFLQKHGSKIYAGLIALLLIVFFHEAFFSGKVFHVPDNASSIAIEQGYLKEADDAGENPFWNPYVFSGMPTWGSSSPGHGMYLHTFLDPLKPMIVMQAYGWAQGIVNVLPLPAMFWDIFNYFLLGVFTYFFGIRRKFEPFAAFLVAVSVVFSLYSLNWIMAGHNTKITVFAWLPAVLLLIDLLFEKKSVLRVALLIAALHFTFNSGHVQMVFYNLIAIGMFVLYKWYSGERFANVAIVSAIAVGAAAFAFLMLSGPYFATWEYKDFSIRGAGSGGSGHGTAAGGLDYDYATNWSFSIPEIVTFFVPSFVGFGSPTYWGTMTFTESPIYLGVVISFFALLGIILRPKDKFVHLWIALGVLSLLVALGRNFSLVFDLFFHHVPFFNNFRIPSMILFLMALCVGMLAGVGLTEIVRRIKEKNAQATAALTKALWVPVAVAALLVLILLASEGGYTSTVTSMMEKYQPQSLQYIQQVEQALAAGQQIPAEYQGYTKAAIYKGALNDALLGLFLMALAALLLWAFIRAKIGLTLLQAGLLVILVMDWWIVDYKPMNMVSPTQQEQAMQRTDVVDFLKNDKSVYRILPASNHGSDNWYVAYTIQSVAGYHPAKLKLYDDVRNSMFSAFTFQNAQHLESINWAMLSMLNTKYVVVPNDWQITRPWLKPVFRGASESVYENQYVLPRAFFVGASEVITDDEAMFNKVGTLPGYTPDRVAYLSAPLPTPLPQVSDSVLATARAELKNFGINGFTYEVSTPVDAILKLSEVYYPSGWTATLDGKPVDILRSDYVLRAVVIPAGTHTLEMRFEPQSYTAGFIVTTATNYALAIVLLMYFGLWLRKRLSAKGATA, encoded by the coding sequence ATGGCAAAAGGACGCACTCCCGCCCGCGGTTCGACACGAAATGCGGTACCCGATCTCTCGCAGCCCGAATTCCTCCAGAAACACGGCAGTAAAATCTACGCCGGCCTCATAGCGCTGCTGCTCATTGTCTTCTTTCACGAGGCATTTTTCAGCGGCAAGGTGTTTCATGTGCCGGACAATGCCTCTTCCATAGCGATCGAGCAAGGCTATCTGAAGGAAGCGGACGATGCGGGCGAAAATCCGTTCTGGAATCCCTATGTCTTTTCAGGTATGCCGACGTGGGGATCATCTTCTCCCGGGCATGGCATGTACCTGCACACCTTTCTCGATCCCCTGAAGCCGATGATTGTCATGCAGGCGTATGGCTGGGCGCAGGGTATCGTAAATGTGCTGCCCCTTCCAGCAATGTTCTGGGATATTTTCAATTACTTCCTCCTGGGTGTCTTCACCTACTTTTTCGGCATACGACGAAAATTCGAACCCTTTGCGGCCTTTCTGGTGGCGGTTTCCGTGGTGTTCTCCCTGTACTCGCTCAACTGGATCATGGCGGGACACAACACCAAGATCACCGTGTTCGCCTGGCTGCCGGCGGTACTGCTGCTCATAGACCTGCTGTTCGAGAAAAAGAGTGTGCTCCGCGTGGCGCTGCTCATCGCCGCGCTGCATTTCACCTTCAATTCCGGACACGTGCAGATGGTCTTCTACAATCTGATCGCCATCGGGATGTTCGTCCTCTACAAATGGTACAGCGGTGAACGCTTCGCGAATGTGGCCATCGTGTCGGCCATCGCGGTTGGTGCCGCGGCCTTCGCCTTCCTTATGTTGTCCGGGCCGTATTTCGCGACCTGGGAGTACAAAGACTTTTCCATACGCGGCGCCGGATCCGGCGGCAGCGGGCACGGGACGGCCGCAGGCGGACTGGATTACGACTATGCGACCAATTGGTCCTTTTCCATCCCTGAGATCGTGACCTTCTTTGTTCCCTCTTTCGTCGGTTTCGGCTCACCCACGTACTGGGGTACAATGACGTTCACCGAATCCCCGATTTATCTCGGCGTGGTGATCAGCTTTTTCGCACTGCTCGGCATCATCCTCCGGCCGAAGGACAAGTTCGTGCATCTCTGGATCGCTCTGGGTGTCTTGTCGCTGTTGGTGGCGCTGGGAAGGAATTTCAGTCTCGTATTCGATCTGTTTTTCCACCATGTACCGTTCTTCAATAATTTCCGCATCCCGTCCATGATTCTCTTTCTCATGGCCCTGTGTGTCGGCATGCTTGCGGGTGTGGGATTGACCGAAATCGTCCGCCGGATCAAGGAGAAAAATGCGCAGGCCACCGCCGCGCTCACGAAGGCGCTGTGGGTGCCCGTCGCCGTGGCCGCGCTCCTGGTGCTCATTCTTCTTGCCTCCGAGGGCGGCTACACCTCCACTGTCACCTCGATGATGGAAAAATATCAGCCGCAATCACTGCAATACATTCAGCAGGTGGAACAGGCGCTCGCAGCGGGGCAGCAAATCCCGGCGGAGTATCAGGGGTATACCAAGGCGGCGATTTACAAAGGAGCGCTCAATGATGCGCTGCTCGGACTTTTCCTCATGGCTTTGGCGGCGCTGTTGCTCTGGGCATTCATCAGGGCGAAGATAGGTCTTACGCTGCTGCAGGCAGGTTTGCTTGTCATTTTGGTGATGGACTGGTGGATCGTGGATTACAAGCCCATGAATATGGTGAGTCCGACGCAACAGGAACAGGCGATGCAGAGAACGGACGTCGTGGATTTCCTCAAGAACGACAAGTCGGTGTATCGTATTCTCCCGGCTTCCAATCACGGGAGCGACAACTGGTACGTGGCCTATACGATTCAGAGTGTGGCGGGCTACCATCCCGCCAAGCTGAAATTGTACGACGACGTCCGCAACAGCATGTTTTCGGCGTTCACGTTCCAGAATGCGCAACATCTGGAAAGCATCAATTGGGCGATGCTGAGTATGCTCAATACCAAGTACGTCGTCGTGCCCAACGACTGGCAGATCACCCGTCCCTGGCTGAAGCCGGTATTCCGGGGCGCCAGTGAATCGGTGTACGAGAATCAGTACGTGTTGCCGCGCGCGTTTTTCGTGGGCGCCTCGGAGGTCATCACCGACGACGAGGCGATGTTCAACAAAGTGGGAACGCTGCCCGGTTACACCCCCGATCGCGTGGCCTATTTGAGCGCGCCGTTGCCGACGCCGTTGCCGCAGGTCTCCGATTCGGTACTCGCGACAGCCAGGGCTGAGCTGAAGAACTTCGGCATCAACGGCTTCACCTATGAAGTCAGCACGCCGGTGGACGCGATACTGAAGCTGAGCGAAGTGTACTATCCGAGCGGCTGGACGGCGACGCTGGACGGCAAACCGGTAGACATTCTCCGCAGCGATTACGTACTGCGCGCCGTGGTAATCCCCGCTGGTACACATACTCTGGAGATGCGTTTCGAGCCGCAATCCTACACCGCCGGTTTCATTGTTACCACGGCGACGAATTACGCACTGGCGATTGTGCTGTTGATGTATTTCGGACTTTGGCTACGGAAACGGCTGTCCGCGAAAGGCGCGACGGCATAA
- a CDS encoding glycosyltransferase family 4 protein: MRVVISVGGRFHAIQLAEQLHARGRLERIITTKSWYVRTLFPSRKWTAIPAPEYLGMLVRAVPFLRRRGWYSYVKDNLFDALARKYIPACDVFHAWGNYALISMPYARRRGAVVVIERGSTHPYYQDAILREEYARFGIEAERAHPQIIEKGLREIELADRVIIPSEFVRRTFVEHGFPDEKLAVIPYGFNPAHFHPGEKRDEVFRVLFVGNISVQKGVHYLLEAWEQLGLRNAELVFIGTVEQELKPLLERHASRITLRGHVKHEELYREYAQASVFVLPSLQEGSALVTYEAMACGLPLLVSENTGSIALDGEHGFVVPIRDADAIAEKLQWSHDHPAEARAMGQQGRAYAQQFTWARYAEQVMQVYRSVLAERGGGAE, translated from the coding sequence GTGAGGGTCGTCATTTCAGTGGGCGGGCGCTTCCACGCCATTCAGCTTGCGGAGCAGCTGCATGCACGCGGTCGGCTCGAACGCATCATCACCACCAAGAGCTGGTACGTACGGACGTTGTTTCCGTCCAGGAAATGGACGGCGATCCCCGCTCCCGAGTATCTCGGCATGCTCGTGCGCGCCGTGCCGTTTCTCCGCCGGCGCGGATGGTATTCCTATGTCAAGGACAATCTGTTCGACGCTCTCGCGCGAAAGTACATTCCCGCTTGTGATGTGTTTCACGCGTGGGGGAATTATGCGCTGATTTCCATGCCCTATGCGCGAAGGCGCGGTGCGGTGGTGGTGATAGAGCGCGGCTCGACGCATCCGTATTATCAGGACGCCATACTGCGGGAGGAGTATGCGCGCTTCGGAATAGAGGCCGAGCGGGCGCATCCGCAGATTATTGAAAAAGGTCTGCGCGAAATAGAGCTTGCGGATCGCGTGATCATTCCTTCCGAATTCGTGCGTCGAACCTTTGTCGAACACGGTTTTCCCGACGAGAAGCTTGCCGTGATACCCTACGGCTTCAATCCTGCGCATTTTCACCCGGGAGAGAAGCGCGATGAGGTGTTTCGCGTCCTCTTTGTCGGGAATATCAGCGTGCAGAAGGGCGTGCACTATTTGCTTGAGGCCTGGGAACAGCTCGGTTTACGCAATGCGGAACTGGTATTTATAGGCACGGTGGAGCAGGAGTTGAAGCCTCTGCTCGAGCGTCACGCCTCTCGAATCACCCTGCGGGGGCATGTGAAACACGAAGAGCTGTACCGCGAGTATGCGCAGGCGTCGGTGTTCGTCCTGCCATCGTTGCAGGAGGGATCCGCGCTCGTCACGTACGAGGCCATGGCCTGCGGGCTTCCCTTGCTCGTATCGGAGAACACCGGCAGCATCGCGTTGGACGGGGAGCATGGCTTCGTCGTTCCCATACGCGATGCGGACGCGATCGCGGAAAAACTGCAATGGTCCCACGATCACCCCGCGGAGGCCCGCGCCATGGGACAGCAAGGCCGTGCGTATGCCCAGCAGTTCACCTGGGCACGCTATGCCGAACAGGTGATGCAGGTGTACCGCAGCGTGCTGGCGGAAAGAGGGGGTGGGGCGGAATGA
- a CDS encoding oligosaccharide flippase family protein, translating to MSIAKKAILSTLWTGGLNYIAMAVGFVFGILRDRILMPEENGIYMFGVAVVDLLFIIAAVSFNISVIQADEEKEDLYSTAFVLTLILAIVMVGASLLTAWILQLRGTLEIKVEAFLVLAAFSSLNLFTILFSSYLEKQLEYRILARINLLAVLAFPLVSWILVSRGMGAWGMVFGYCSSFVVSFVGMLFVSRYPVGLRFNAGTARWFLSMGWRLVFSRGMEVIFVRYGTLVTESVLGTNLQGSYGRALKYWELAPQTVAPAVVTVALPTYSKVKNDNQRLSKAFSMVVYFLVRALMPFVLVFGVLSESFLRIIGEQWLDAVPVLRILAVGALLSPLFENMKQLLYARGKPGAIVRVRIVQLAVFVPLMYFLVVWMGIAGAALAVTLNFCIGVAGAIILLRKEVDIVWTKAMALPLVFAAIAWVAVTVAPLPNMEVGAVLQFVLEALYLVGIFTALELLVERRSIKDHLVYIRTAMKGEES from the coding sequence ATGAGCATAGCAAAAAAGGCTATCCTCAGCACACTGTGGACTGGCGGACTCAATTATATCGCGATGGCGGTGGGGTTCGTATTCGGCATTTTGCGCGACCGCATTCTCATGCCCGAGGAGAACGGGATTTACATGTTCGGCGTTGCGGTGGTCGATCTGCTATTTATCATTGCCGCGGTTTCCTTCAATATCAGCGTTATTCAGGCGGATGAGGAAAAAGAGGACCTTTATTCCACAGCGTTTGTTCTGACGCTCATCCTCGCGATTGTCATGGTAGGGGCATCACTGCTCACCGCCTGGATACTACAGCTACGGGGAACGCTTGAAATCAAAGTAGAGGCGTTTCTCGTACTCGCCGCATTCAGCTCGCTGAACCTGTTCACGATATTGTTTTCTTCGTATCTCGAGAAGCAACTCGAGTACCGCATTTTGGCGCGGATCAACCTGTTGGCCGTTCTCGCGTTTCCACTCGTATCCTGGATCCTGGTTTCACGCGGCATGGGGGCCTGGGGAATGGTATTCGGTTATTGTTCCTCTTTTGTTGTATCATTTGTGGGGATGCTCTTTGTCAGCCGCTATCCCGTCGGTCTCCGCTTCAATGCCGGAACCGCACGCTGGTTTCTGTCCATGGGCTGGCGCTTGGTGTTCTCGCGCGGTATGGAGGTCATTTTCGTTCGCTACGGTACTCTCGTGACCGAGAGCGTGCTCGGGACGAATTTGCAGGGCAGTTATGGTCGTGCATTGAAGTATTGGGAACTTGCGCCGCAAACGGTAGCCCCTGCTGTCGTCACCGTCGCGTTACCGACGTATTCAAAAGTCAAGAATGACAACCAGCGACTATCGAAAGCGTTCTCGATGGTTGTGTATTTCCTTGTCAGAGCGCTCATGCCCTTCGTGCTTGTCTTCGGCGTGCTCTCAGAATCCTTCCTCCGGATCATTGGAGAACAGTGGCTCGATGCCGTGCCCGTGCTGAGAATCCTCGCGGTCGGTGCGCTGCTTTCTCCGCTATTCGAGAACATGAAGCAATTGCTCTATGCCCGCGGCAAACCTGGAGCTATCGTCCGTGTACGCATCGTCCAGCTTGCGGTGTTCGTTCCACTGATGTATTTCCTGGTGGTGTGGATGGGTATCGCGGGTGCCGCGCTCGCCGTGACCCTCAACTTCTGTATCGGTGTTGCCGGCGCGATCATTCTCCTGCGGAAGGAAGTGGATATCGTATGGACGAAAGCAATGGCGTTGCCGCTGGTCTTTGCAGCAATTGCGTGGGTGGCGGTCACGGTCGCACCGCTGCCCAACATGGAGGTTGGCGCAGTACTTCAGTTTGTCTTGGAAGCACTGTATCTCGTTGGTATCTTTACTGCACTTGAGCTGCTGGTGGAACGGCGCTCGATCAAGGACCATCTGGTTTATATCCGCACCGCCATGAAGGGCGAAGAATCCTGA